The Nocardioides houyundeii genome includes the window GGTCGGGCCTGGGAGTGATGGACCCGTTCGCGGTGGAGTCGGTGGTGGCCGCGGTCCAGGTACCGGTCGTGCTGGACGCCGGCATCGGCACCGCCAGCGACGCGGCCCTGGCGATGGAGCTCGGCTGCGCCGGAGTCCTCGCGGCCTCCGCGGTGACCCGGGCCGCCGCCCCGCCGGTGATGGCGCGGGCGCTGCGCCTGGCGGTGGAGGCGGGGTACGCCGCCCGGGAGGCCGGGCGCATCCCGCGCCGCGCCACGGCCCGGGCCTCGAGCCCCCGCGATGGGCGGATCGGATGAGCCCCCGCACCCGTCGCGCCCCGGGGCCCGGTCCCGCGGGTCTCGCAGTGCCGCCCAGACTGTTCCTGGTCACCGACCGCAGCCAGCTGCCACCGGGACGCGACCTGGTCGGCACGATCGCCGCGTGTGCGAGTGCCGGACTGGGGGCCGTCATCGTGCGCGAGCACGACCTCCGGCCGGCGACGCGCCGGGCGCTGGTCGCCACGCTGGCCGAGCTGGCGGGCCTGGTCGTGGTCTCCTCCCGCGTCGCGGATCCCGCCGCGCACGGCCTCCACCTCGCCGCCCATCAGGAGCCGGAGCAGCTGGGGGAGCCGGCCGGTCCCTGGGGCCGCTCCTGCCACTCCCGCTCCGAGGTCGTCGCGGTGCGGCGCGCCGGGGGGCGCTGGGCCACCCTGTCGCCGTTCGCCTGCTCGGCGAGCAAGCCCGGGTACGGGCCTGCGGTGCCGCGGACCGCGTACCGCGGGCTCCCGCTGCCCGTGCTGGCGCTCGGCGGGGTCGGGGTCGACAACGCCCGCCAAGCGCTGGAGGCCGGGGCCCACGGGGTGGCCGTGATGGGCGAGGTGATGCGGGCAGCCGATCCTGCCGGGGTCGTGGCCCGGCTGCTGGAGGTCACCCGGTGACGCCGAGGAGCGGGCGCGGCACTCCGCCGGTGGTGCTGACCATCGCCGGCACGGACTCCGGCGGCGCGGCCGGCGTCGCTGCGGACCTGGCCACGATCGGTCAGCTCGGCGCCCACGGGGCCTGCGTGGTCACTGCGGTCACCGCCCAGGACACCACCGGCGTACGGGCGGTCCACCCGGTGCCGCTGGAGGTGGTCTCGGCGCAGCTGGACGCGGTCCTGGAGGACCTCCCGGTGGCGTGCGTGAAGACCGGGATGCTCGGCTCGGCCGACGTGGTCGCGCTGGTGGCCACCCGCGTGCGGGACCTCGGGCTGCCCCTGGTGGTGGACCCGGTGCTGGTGGCCACCAGCGGGGCGGTGCTCGGCGACACGGAGGTGGTGGCCGCCTACCGGGAGCACCTGCTGCCGGTCGCCACCGTGGCCACCCCCAACGGTGACGAGGCAGCCGCCCTGGCCGGGCTCCGGGCGTCCGCCCCCGACCTTGCCCGGGCGCTGACCAGGCTCGGGTGCTCGGTGGTGGTGACCGGTGGACCCGAGGGCAGGGACTGGCTCGCCAGACCCGGCGGCGAGCCGTTGTCGCTGCGTCACCCAGCGGTTGCGACGACGAACGACCACGGCACCGGCTGCACCCACAGCAGTGCGCTGGCCACCCGCTTGGCCTCCGGCGTCGACCTGGTGCAGGCGGTGGCGCAGGCCGCCGAGTTCACCACCTCCGCGCTGCGCCGCAGCCGGCAGTGGGAGCTGGGCCGAGGTCGGGGGCCCGTGGCCCACACCGCCGAGGCGGCGCAGCCGGTGGCCGGGCAACCTCGCCGCGGCATCTGCCACGACGCTCCGGGACCGGAATCCGAGCGGTGACGGGGTAGGTGGCGGCCCAGGGCTGTGGCTAGGCTGGGACGCATGAGCGAGCACGACCCCTCCCAGCTGCGGATCTCCGACGCGGACCGACACCGGGTAGCGGAGGTGCTGCGCGAGGCGGCCGCCGAGGGCAGGATCGACCTGGAGGAGCTCGACGAGCGGCTGGAGACGGCGTACGCCGCCAAGGTGTACGCCGACCTGGTGCCGATCACCATCGACCTGCCCGGCGACAGCCGGCTGCCGGTGCCCGCACAGCCACAGCCACAGCCACGGCCGATGGCCGTGCCCGACGGGCTGCCGGCCGCGGAGTACCCCACCTCGATCGCGGTGATGGGCGGCGTCGACCGCAAGGGCGTGTGGCAGGTGGGGGAGAGCCACACCGCCGTGGCGGTGATGGGTGGCATCTGCATCGACTTGAGGCAGGCGCGCTTCACCAGTCACGAGACGGTCGTCAACGCCTACGCGGTCTGGGGAGGGATCGACGTGGTGGTCAATGCCGGCACCCGGGTGATCGTGGACGGCGTGGGCATCATGGGGGCCTTCGAGCAGGGGCGCGACAGGGTGGCGCCGGACGTCGGGCCCGACTCCCCGGTGGTGCGGGTCAAGGGGTTCGCCCTGATGGGCGCGGTCTCCGTCATCCGCAAGGCGATGCCGGGGGAGCCGGGGCCGCTGCGCCGCAAGATGCTGGGCCACTGAGCCCGGGCGCCCAGCACGGGAAAGCCCCACGACCCAGCTGGCGGTCGTGGGGCTTCCTTCCAGCCGACGGTGGTGCGTAACCCGTCGTCGGTGGTCTCAGGCCTCCGGAGCGGAGTGGATCTCCTCCGCCTTCGCGGCCATCTGCTCGGCCCTCTCCTGCTCCTGCGGGTCGTCCAGCTCCGGGATGCGCCCCGCGCGCGAGGTGTCCACGGTGAGGTTCTCCCCGGTGCTGGGGTCGAAGAGGTGCATCTTGGAGGTGTTGACCCAGATCTCCGCCTCGTCGCCCTCGGCGATGCGGCTCGCGCCGTCGAGCGAGATGACCAGCTGGGTGCGCAGGGACTCACCGTCCAGGTCCTGCTCCAGCTGGTTCAGCTGCTTCTGCACCTCCGGCGGGGCCTCGAACGGGATGTAGGCGTAGGCCTCGTTGCCCAGCCACTCCACCACGTCGACCTTGGCGTGGAACGTCGATCCCTCCTTGCCGGGGTCGACGACCGAGGCGTCCTCGAAGTGCTCGGGCCGGATCCCGGCCATCAGCAGCCCCCTGCCGCGGGCCTTCTCGGCCTTGTCGGCCGGGATCTGGACCTCGCCGAAGGGCAGCTTGACCGTCGTGCCGTCCACCTCCGCGGGCAGGAAGTTCATCGGCGGCGAGCCGATGAAGCCGGCGACGAACAGGTTGCCCGGGTTCTCGTAGAGCTCGCGCGGAGTGGCCAGCTGCTGGAGGATGCCCCGCTTGAGCACCGCCACCCGGTCGCCGAGCGTCATCGCCTCGGTCTGGTCGTGGGTGACGTAGACGGTGGTGATGCCCAGACGCTTCTGCAGGCGCGAGATCTCGGTGCGCATCTGCCCGCGCAGCTTGGCGTCGAGGTTGGACAGCGGCTCGTCGAAGAGGAACGCGTCGGCGTCGCGGACGATCGCGCGGCCCATGGCGACCCGCTGGCGCTGCCCACCCGAGAGGTTGCCCGGCTTGCGCTCCAGGTGCTCGTCGAGCTCGAGGGTCTTGGACGCCTCACGCACCTTGCGGTCGACCTCGTCGTCGTTGGCGCCGGCGAGCCGGAGCGGGAACGCGATGTTCTCGTAGACCGTCAGGTGCGGGTACAGGGCGTAGTTCTGGAACACCATCGCGAGGTTGCGGTCGCGCGGAGCCAGGTCGTTGACCTTGCGGTCCCCGATGATCATGTCGCCGGAGGTGATGTCCTCCAGGCCCACGATCATCCGCAGCAGGGTCGACTTCCCGCAGCCGGACGGGCCCACAAGGATCATGAACTCCCCGTCCGCGACGTCGATGCTCACGTCGTTCACGGCGGGGAACCCGTCGCCGTACTTCTTGACGATGTTCTTCATGGTGATGGCGGCCATGGGATCAACCCTTCACTGCGCCGGAGGTGAGGCCGGCGACGATCTTGCGCTGGAACAGCAGGACGATGATGATGATCGGAATCGTGGAGACCACAGCTCCCGCGGCGAGCAGCGAGGCCGGCCGGTTGAACGGGTCCTGGCCCACGAAGAACGACAGGGCCGCTGGGATCGGTCGTGCCCTCTCGGTGGAGGTCAGCGAGATCCCGAAGACGAAGTCGTTCCAGGCGAAGAAGAACGTCAGGATCGCCGCCGTGAAGACGCCCGGTGCGGCGAGCGGGACGATCACCTTGCGGAACGCCTGCCACGACGTGGCGCCGTCGACCTGGGCGGCCTGCTCCATCTCCCACGGGATCTCGCGGAAGAAGGCCGACAGGGTCCAGATCGCCAGCGGCAGGGTGAACGACAGGTAGGGGATGATCAGGCCGAGCCAGGTGTCGTAGATCCCGAACGTGCGCCACATGTCGAACAGCGGCCCGACCAGGGCGACGACCGGGAACATCGCGATCACCAGAGCGGTGCTCAGCACGAACTTCTTGCCCTTGAACTCCAGTCGCGCGATGGCGTACGCCGCCAAGGTGGCGAGGACGACCGAGAGGGTGGTCGCGATGAGCGAGATCCCGATCGAGTTGAGGATCGCCCGGCGGAACTGCTCGTCGTTCAGCACGTCGACGTAGTTCTGCCAGCCGGCTCGGCCCCCCTCGGCGGGCAGGAAGCCGGGGCTGCCGGTGGTGATGGCCTCCTGGGACTTGAAGGACAGCGAGATGATCCAGGCCACCGGCAGCAGGCACCACACGAGGATCAGCAGCGCTCCCACCACGGTGAGGACCTTGTTCTTGGCGCTCATGTCAGCTCTCCTGCCGGGCGGCGGCCAGGTCGACTCGGAAGATCTTCACGATCAGGGCGGCGATGATGAGGACCGAGAGGAACAGGAGCACCGAGAGCGCCGACCCGATCCCGAGCTGGAACTGTTCGATCACCTGCCGGTAGGTCAGGAACGAGACGGAACCGGTGCCCTGCGCGCCCGCGGTCATCACGAAGATGTTGTCGAAGATCCGGTAGGCGTCCAGGGCCCGGAAGAGCACCGCGACCATGATGGCCGAGCGCATGTTGGGCAGGATCACCTTCCACAGACGCTGCCACCACGTCGCCCCGTCGACCTTGGCCGCCTCGATCATGTCCTCACTGACCTGGGCGAGTCCGGCCAGCAGGAGCAGCGACATGAACGGTGTGGTCTTCCAGATCTCCGAGACCATGATCGCCGCGATCGCCGAGCCGTACTGGCCGAACCAGTTGAAGCTGTCAGCGACCCACGGCAACCACTCGTTGATGAAGCCGTTGCTGTTGCTGAAGGCGAACTGCCAGGCGAAGCCGGAGACCACGGTGATGATGCCGTAGGGGATCAGGATCGAGGTCCGGATGATGCCGCGGGCGAAGATCACCCGGTGCATCACCATCGCGAAGATGAAGCCGATCACCAGCTCCACCGCGACGGTGACGACCATGATGAAGACCGTGTTCAGGGTGGTCTTCCAGAACAGCGAGTCGGTGAGCGCGGTGGTGTAGTTCTGGAGTCCCACGAACGAGCGGTCGTCGGGGGCCGTGAGGCTGTAGTCGAAGACGCTGAGGTAGATCGCCCGCAGCATCGGGAACGCCGTGACCACCAGCATCATGATCACCGCAGGGAGCACCAGCTTCTGGCCCAGCCGCTGCTCTGCCCTGCTCCGGTCGCTCATCTGAGCTGTCTTGGCGCGGTCCTCCCGCGAGTCGGGTGCGACGACGGTGTTCGTCACAGCAGTCTCCTTCCGGCCAGGATGTCCGCCAGGAACTCCGCCGACTTCTTGGGGGTGTCGTCGTTCACGCCGGTGGGCGAGTGCCAGATCGACTGGATGGCGCTGGAGATCTGGCTGTAGTAGGCGCTCTTGGGTCGGGGCCCGCCGCCGTCGACGCTCTCGCGGAACAGGTCCAGCAGGTCGGCGGGGTAGGCCTCCTTCAGCTCGTCGGAGTCGTAGACCGAGCCTCGCGAGGGCATCAGGCCGTTGTTGACGGCGAGCTTGCTCTGCGCGTCCGCGCTGGACACGCACATCGCGGCCTCCTTGGCCCAGTCCACGTGCTTGGAGTAGGCGCCGACCCCGATGGAGATACCGCCGATCGGGGGCGGGACTCCTCACCCGCCACGGTCTCGGGGAACCGCTTCCAGCCCAGGTCGTCGAACTGCTCCTGGGTCAGGCCACCGCTGTCGACCAGGCCCTCATAGTTCTTGTAGACGAACGTCCAGTTCGTCAGGAACTCCCCGGCGCCGTCCTCGGGATACATCTGTCCCAGCGAGGTGCCCTCGTTGGACACCGAGAGGTCGGCCTGGGCAGCGCCGGAGCTGACGAGCTTCTCGATGATCCGGGCCGCGTCGAGCCCCGCCTCGGAGTCGATGGCGACCTTCGCGTCGCGTCCCGCCTCGGTGTCGGTGATGATGTCTCCGCCCGCGCCGAGGATGAGCGCGTTGATCCACACCACGTAACCCTCGTAGCGGTTCGCCTGGATGCCGACGGTGCCGTCGTTGTCGGCGGCCGCGTCGATCACCTGGTCCCAGGTCCAGGGCTCGTCCGGGTTCAGGCCGGCGGCCTGGGCCAGGGACTTGCGGTACCACAGGACCTGGGTGTTGGCCCACTGCGGTGCGGCCATCACCTTGTCCTCCCAGGTGACGGTGTCGGCCGCGCCCTGGAGCACGTCGTCGTCCACCACCTTCGAGGCCTGCTCGCCGTCGAACTCAGAGAGCCAGCCAGCGTTGGCGAACTCGGGGATGAAGACGGGGTCCAGGCTCATCAGGTCGGTCGAGCTGTCCTCGGCGGCGAGCCGGCGAGCGAGCTGGGTGCGCTGGTCGGTCGCGGAGGAGGGGAGCAGCTGCACCTCGATGTCGTAGTCGGCGGTGCTGCAGTCGGCCGCGAGCCCGTTGATCGTGTCCTGGCCGTCGGGGTTGATGTACCAGTTGAGTGTCGCCTTGCCGGAGTCGTCTCCTCCGCAGGCCGCGAGCATGCT containing:
- a CDS encoding thiamine phosphate synthase: MSPRTRRAPGPGPAGLAVPPRLFLVTDRSQLPPGRDLVGTIAACASAGLGAVIVREHDLRPATRRALVATLAELAGLVVVSSRVADPAAHGLHLAAHQEPEQLGEPAGPWGRSCHSRSEVVAVRRAGGRWATLSPFACSASKPGYGPAVPRTAYRGLPLPVLALGGVGVDNARQALEAGAHGVAVMGEVMRAADPAGVVARLLEVTR
- the thiD gene encoding bifunctional hydroxymethylpyrimidine kinase/phosphomethylpyrimidine kinase → MTPRSGRGTPPVVLTIAGTDSGGAAGVAADLATIGQLGAHGACVVTAVTAQDTTGVRAVHPVPLEVVSAQLDAVLEDLPVACVKTGMLGSADVVALVATRVRDLGLPLVVDPVLVATSGAVLGDTEVVAAYREHLLPVATVATPNGDEAAALAGLRASAPDLARALTRLGCSVVVTGGPEGRDWLARPGGEPLSLRHPAVATTNDHGTGCTHSSALATRLASGVDLVQAVAQAAEFTTSALRRSRQWELGRGRGPVAHTAEAAQPVAGQPRRGICHDAPGPESER
- a CDS encoding DUF1707 SHOCT-like domain-containing protein, translating into MSEHDPSQLRISDADRHRVAEVLREAAAEGRIDLEELDERLETAYAAKVYADLVPITIDLPGDSRLPVPAQPQPQPRPMAVPDGLPAAEYPTSIAVMGGVDRKGVWQVGESHTAVAVMGGICIDLRQARFTSHETVVNAYAVWGGIDVVVNAGTRVIVDGVGIMGAFEQGRDRVAPDVGPDSPVVRVKGFALMGAVSVIRKAMPGEPGPLRRKMLGH
- a CDS encoding ABC transporter ATP-binding protein translates to MAAITMKNIVKKYGDGFPAVNDVSIDVADGEFMILVGPSGCGKSTLLRMIVGLEDITSGDMIIGDRKVNDLAPRDRNLAMVFQNYALYPHLTVYENIAFPLRLAGANDDEVDRKVREASKTLELDEHLERKPGNLSGGQRQRVAMGRAIVRDADAFLFDEPLSNLDAKLRGQMRTEISRLQKRLGITTVYVTHDQTEAMTLGDRVAVLKRGILQQLATPRELYENPGNLFVAGFIGSPPMNFLPAEVDGTTVKLPFGEVQIPADKAEKARGRGLLMAGIRPEHFEDASVVDPGKEGSTFHAKVDVVEWLGNEAYAYIPFEAPPEVQKQLNQLEQDLDGESLRTQLVISLDGASRIAEGDEAEIWVNTSKMHLFDPSTGENLTVDTSRAGRIPELDDPQEQERAEQMAAKAEEIHSAPEA
- a CDS encoding carbohydrate ABC transporter permease gives rise to the protein MSAKNKVLTVVGALLILVWCLLPVAWIISLSFKSQEAITTGSPGFLPAEGGRAGWQNYVDVLNDEQFRRAILNSIGISLIATTLSVVLATLAAYAIARLEFKGKKFVLSTALVIAMFPVVALVGPLFDMWRTFGIYDTWLGLIIPYLSFTLPLAIWTLSAFFREIPWEMEQAAQVDGATSWQAFRKVIVPLAAPGVFTAAILTFFFAWNDFVFGISLTSTERARPIPAALSFFVGQDPFNRPASLLAAGAVVSTIPIIIIVLLFQRKIVAGLTSGAVKG
- a CDS encoding carbohydrate ABC transporter permease; protein product: MTNTVVAPDSREDRAKTAQMSDRSRAEQRLGQKLVLPAVIMMLVVTAFPMLRAIYLSVFDYSLTAPDDRSFVGLQNYTTALTDSLFWKTTLNTVFIMVVTVAVELVIGFIFAMVMHRVIFARGIIRTSILIPYGIITVVSGFAWQFAFSNSNGFINEWLPWVADSFNWFGQYGSAIAAIMVSEIWKTTPFMSLLLLAGLAQVSEDMIEAAKVDGATWWQRLWKVILPNMRSAIMVAVLFRALDAYRIFDNIFVMTAGAQGTGSVSFLTYRQVIEQFQLGIGSALSVLLFLSVLIIAALIVKIFRVDLAAARQES
- a CDS encoding extracellular solute-binding protein; the protein is MASLHKSSGRRRAGIALASLALSSSMLAACGGDDSGKATLNWYINPDGQDTINGLAADCSTADYDIEVQLLPSSATDQRTQLARRLAAEDSSTDLMSLDPVFIPEFANAGWLSEFDGEQASKVVDDDVLQGAADTVTWEDKVMAAPQWANTQVLWYRKSLAQAAGLNPDEPWTWDQVIDAAADNDGTVGIQANRYEGYVVWINALILGAGGDIITDTEAGRDAKVAIDSEAGLDAARIIEKLVSSGAAQADLSVSNEGTSLGQMYPEDGAGEFLTNWTFVYKNYEGLVDSGGLTQEQFDDLGWKRFPETVAGEESRPRSAVSPSGSAPTPSTWTGPRRPRCACPARTRRASSPSTTA